In the Elusimicrobiota bacterium genome, ATTTCTGGAATTTGCTTTCTATCTCGTCAAGATTAACCTTTATTTTTACCGTCCGATTAAGATCTTTAAACCATTCGTTAAACACCAGTATTGTTTTCTCCTGTTTTAAATTATCCAAAAACTTCTCTCTTTCTTTTTCGTAGTTTGCCATATTTCCTTTATTAGCCCGGGCATATTCAATCTGGAGTTCAGGCTCGGTTATTCTTACGCTGGATGCGATAAACTGCCTTAATCGGTATGCCGCAATCTGTTTTCTGCGGGATTCTTCAAAGTCGCGCGGTGTTTCGCGGAGTATCTCGCCTAATATTCTGTAATAAAGAAGATGGCTGAATTTTCCGTCTTTTTGAAATGCCGGATAGTTTTGTATGTCATTTGCAAGCTCTTTATTGGACACGCTGATTCCGAATATTTTAGCTTCCTGCCAAAAAAGTTCTTCCTGGATAAGCTGCTGTATGACTTCTTGCTTTTTCTTGTTCAAAACCTCGTCGGTAATATCTTCCTTATTTTTAGTCATGCTGTTTCTTACTTGATTCAGCAAATTTGTATAGCGCCTGTAGGGAACGTCTTTTCCGTTAACTTCAACTACGGCGTCCGAGGGAGTTTTTCCGATAAAAAAATAACTGCCGAAACCGACAAAAATACCCGCAAGAAAACCCGCTATAGTGATAATAAATATTGTTTCCCTGTGCTTTCTGAAAAAATGCATCATAATTATTTACCCCGTTAGAGAAGTTCGCCGATTCCTGTCGGCGGATTGAAATAGTGCTGTTAGATGGCGGTTTACCCCGTTGCCCGCCTGCCGGCCCGCTTCGCAGCGAGGCGAGCGAGGTATGTCTCTAACGGGGTGAACCCGGATATAAAATATTTTTAAATTGGACTCAAAACCTTATTATTTCTTTTGTGTTGATTTTAAATAATTGGCAGGAATAAACCTTACGCCGGAGTTATTTGACGGATTCAACGTCAAGTTCAATTACTTTATTATCATCGGACAAAGCAACACAGCTTCCCTCAATTATTGCTCCTTCGGCTATTGAAAGCACCGAGCTGCGCATATCTCCGCGGACTTCTGCCTTTGAAAGTATTTCAATGTTGTGAATTGCGGAGATATTTCCCGTAACCTTTCCGCCGATAACCACGATTCTGGCGTTTATGTCGCCTTTAATTGAAGCCTTTTCGCCTACTATTACTCCGTCCGCTTCAACAATATTTCCTTCAATATTGCCGTCAATCCGTACGGAATTTTTTGTTTGTATGGATCCTTTGATAATTGAGTTTGCTCCGATAAATGTTTCAACGACAGATAGTCCGTTTGTTTTTTTCTTTGACATTAGCGCCTCTTATATTATTTTAGACGTCCTGAACATTTCCATCTCTGAGGATTTTCTTCAGGTATCTTGCGGGATTCACCGGTTTACCATAAAGCTGGATTTCGTAGTGCAGGTGGGTTCCTGTTGAAGTTCCCGAATTGCCCATTAAGCCGATGACATCACCTCTGGTTACCGTATCGCCTTCATTCACATATATTTTATACATGTGGCCGTAATAAGTGACATAACCGCAGTTATGCTGAATAATTACCAGACGGCCGAACCCGGGCTGCCAGTCGGCCACTTTTACTTTTCCGTCAGCAGTAGCATAAATTTTTGTGCCGCGCTCGTTTGCAATATCTAACCCGGAATGAAATTCATATGATTTGAACATCGGGTGGACTCTAAAACCGAATCGGGATGTAATTTCGCCCATTGTAGGAAAAAGATTGGGGGTAGAACGATAAATAGTGCGCTGTTTTTCAATATAATCAAATATTTCCTGAGAGCTTTGAATACGTTTCTGGGTTTCTTTTCTGAGAGCTGATGTCTGTGCCAGAATGTCTCGCTGAGTTAGGTCGGCTAATTTTCCTGCAAGGGTAAGATTGAGGCTGTTTACATCCGCTACCGTGGGTCCGCCCATACCTCTTTTTTCATTTTCAACAATTGCTTTCTTTGATTTCATATCAAGAAGGCCTCTCAAGCTTTCATCATTTTCTTTAACCTGTTCAATCATCCCGCGGGTCTTTTTTAATTCCTGCGCAAAAAAGGAAACCCTGATGCGCATAAGATTATAATCCATTTTTGCTTTCCAGTAGTCAACATGTTTTCCGGACAAATATCCTGCCCAAACAGTTATTCCTGTCCAGAGAACCAAGATAAATAATATGAAAGGCACGGAAAGCTTAATTTTTAGCGGGTTAATGCTGTTATGGGGAATAAGAACAACAGTAAGCTGTTGTTTAAATCCCTTTTTAACTTTTTGTGAAAACATTAGAAGCCCCCTAATACTTATATGTTAGAGTTAATAACAAAAAAAAACTAATATGTCAAGTAGAATTTAAAAAAGCAAAACCTTCTTAATAATAAAGAAGATTTTACTTAAATTCAGGTTTTGAGCTAAAAACTAGTAAATTCCCCAAGTTGTTGTTTTGCTGTCAGTATGGGTACAGTTAACCCATACTGATCCGTATGCTGCTGCAGTAGGATCTTCTTCATATCCCCAGCCACCCGGATAGGATGATTCTGACGCGCTGGAGACGGATATAGTTGTGTCGTAGGAAACAGGATGATACGGTGGAACAAAGCATTTGGGCATAGTTTTCATATATTTCCCGGAATTTGAAGTTAAAATACCACCTAGAGAATTATTGGGATCTTGCCCATCCGCTGTTGGATAAGGGAAAAATCCTTCCTGTTCGCCATAATAAACCGCTACAGCACTGCGTATAGCTCCAAGGTTTCCTTTCGTTACGCTTTCATTTGATTTACGAATGAGGTCGGCAAATTTAGGTATTGCCAATGCGGTGAGTATGCCAATAATGGCCACAACTATCATAAGTTCAATTAAAGTAAAACCTCTGATTTTTTTCACTTTTTTGCCTCCGATTACTGCTTTTATTTTATAGTAATTATAATCATTTGTCAATGTTTAATAATAAAATATTCTTCTGATATATAAATCACAAAAAAAATACTGAAAAAACATATTTTAGGTTAAACTTTTTGAAAACTAAGTGCGGTGCCTGGCGGATAAGGGGGATTTTGGCAAATAAGTGCTTTAGATTTCGCAATGGAAAATAGGGATTAAACTTGAAAAAATGCTTTTGTTTTGCTAACATTTTTTGAATTATAAAATTTAAAGAGAGACTTAAAATGCCTAAAGAAATGGAAAAAGTTTACGACCCTCAAAAAGTTGAAGATAGGTTATATGAATTTTGGATAAAAGAGGGTTTTTTTTCATCAAAAATAAATAAGAAGCTTAAACCTTTCACTATTGTCATTCCTCCTCCTAATGTCACCGGATCGCTTCATATGGGACATGCCCTAAACAACACGCTCCAGGATATAATTATCCGTTTCAAGAAATTGCGGGGATTTAACACGCTTTGGGTTCCGGGAACTGACCACGGAGGAATTGCCACCCAAAATGTTGTTGAAAAATTAATCAAATCTGAAAATAAAACGAGAAATGAATTGGGCAGGGAAAAATTTCTTGAAAGGATGCGGGAGTGGAAAAACTCATCCGGAGACACAATTTTAAGACAATTAAGAAAACTGGGCTGTTCTTTGGATTGGAGCAGAACAAGGTTTACAATGGATGAAGTATGTTCAAATGCCGTACTCACAGCTTTTGTGGAACTTTTTAAACGAGGCCTAATATACCGCGGAAAAACATTAGTAAACTGGTGTCCGCGCTGCCATACCGCTCTTTCGGACATTGAGGTGGAACATGAAGAAGAAAAAGGCAAATTATGGCATATCAGATATCCGTTAAAAGACGGCAGAAAAAATGGTTCGGCCGAAGAATTCAAGGATTTTATTATCGTTGCCACAACCCGTCCTGAGACAATGCTCGGAGATACTGCAGTGGCAGTTAATCCTTCCGATAAACGCTACGAAAATTTGGTAGGAAAAAAAATAATCCTTCCACTTGTTGGAAGAGAAATCCCTATCGTTTCCGACCACATAGTTGACCAGACTTTCGGCACCGGCGCGGTAAAAGTAACTCCGGCGCACGACAAAACTGACTACGAGATAGCCCTTCGGCAAAATCTGCCTAGGGTTGAAGTAATTGATTTTCACGGCAAGATGACAAAAGAAGCCGGTATTTATGCTTCGCTGGATATATATTCAGCCCGCAAAAAAGTCCTGGAAGATTTGGAAGCTCAAGGATTTTTATTGGAAACAAAAGAACATCTTCACGCGATCGGCCGTTGTTATAGGTGCAATACTCCTATTGAGCCGCTTATGTCCGAGCAGTGGTTTTTAAAAGTTGAGGAAATGTCAAAAAAAGCTATCCAAGTAGTTGACAAGAAAAAGGTGAAATTTATTCCTGAAAATTGGGCAAATCCTTATAAACTCTGGCTTGAAAATTTAAGGGATTGGTGTATATCAAGGCAGATTTGGTGGGGGCACAGAATTCCGATATATTACTGTCTGTCAAACCAAGATAAATCAAAGAAATGTCCGCCGGTAGCATCTGTTGAAAAAATTGAAAAGTGCCCTAATTGCGGCGGAACGGAAATCAAACAGGATGAAGATGTGTTGGACACCTGGTTTTCCTCAGCTCTATGGCCGTTCAGCGTTTTCGGCTGGCCTAAAAAAGAATCAAAAAATGATATTGAATATTATTATCCGACTTCAGTTTTAGTTACCGGCCATGAGATTCTATATTTATGGGTTGCACGCATGGTCCAGATGGGGCTTGAGTTTATTAAAGACATTCCTTTCAAAGAGGTTTTTATTCACGGGATAGTAAGGGACCGTTTCGGCAAAAAAATGTCTAAATCTTTGGGAAATGTAATTGATCCTTTGGGAATAATGGAAAAATTCGGTACGGACGCGCTGAGGTTTGCCCTTACTTCCAACGCGGCTCCGGGAAGGGACATGCAGTTATCGGATGATTCTTTTTTGAGTGCAAGAAATTTTTCTAATAAAATTTGGAACGCTTCCAGGTTTGTTTTAATGAACGCTCAAAATTATTCTGCAAAAGATTTTGAAAATAGATATAAAGCTGAAGAACTTGCGGATAGGTGGATAATATCCGAGTACAATTCTTTAATAAAAAATGTTACCGAAGCTTATGATTCTTATAATATGGATTCGGCTGCGCGGCTGGTTTATGAATTTTTCTGGTTCAAGTATTGCGACTGGTACATTGAAATTGCAAAAATTAGGCTTAACGGGCCGGATGAGGACTCCAAAAAGAATGTTTTAAATATCCTTATTGAAATATTATCCGGAATTTTACGGCTTTTGCATCCTATAATGCCGTTTATCACGGAAGAAATTTGGGGAAATTTAGCCGGCTTAATTCAAGTATCCGCAGATTTAAAAAGCATCCTTTTGTCAAAATGGCCGGAACCTAACGAGAAATTAATTCAAGCTAAGATTTTAGAAAATATGGGGCTGGTTCAGGAAGTTGTGGTAGCAGTCCGGACGATAAGAAGCGAGATGAATATTTTGCCCTCAAAAAATATTTCAGTTTCTATAAATGTTTCTTCGGATAAATTAAAAAAAGTTTTAGAGGAAAACCGCTCATATTTAAAAACACTTGCCAAGGCGGAAAATCTTGAAATCGGAAGTGCAATTAAAAGGATTCCTCAATCAGCCATGTCTGCCTTAAGAGGCATTGAAATTT is a window encoding:
- a CDS encoding SurA N-terminal domain-containing protein; translated protein: MMHFFRKHRETIFIITIAGFLAGIFVGFGSYFFIGKTPSDAVVEVNGKDVPYRRYTNLLNQVRNSMTKNKEDITDEVLNKKKQEVIQQLIQEELFWQEAKIFGISVSNKELANDIQNYPAFQKDGKFSHLLYYRILGEILRETPRDFEESRRKQIAAYRLRQFIASSVRITEPELQIEYARANKGNMANYEKEREKFLDNLKQEKTILVFNEWFKDLNRTVKIKVNLDEIESKFQK
- a CDS encoding valine--tRNA ligase gives rise to the protein MPKEMEKVYDPQKVEDRLYEFWIKEGFFSSKINKKLKPFTIVIPPPNVTGSLHMGHALNNTLQDIIIRFKKLRGFNTLWVPGTDHGGIATQNVVEKLIKSENKTRNELGREKFLERMREWKNSSGDTILRQLRKLGCSLDWSRTRFTMDEVCSNAVLTAFVELFKRGLIYRGKTLVNWCPRCHTALSDIEVEHEEEKGKLWHIRYPLKDGRKNGSAEEFKDFIIVATTRPETMLGDTAVAVNPSDKRYENLVGKKIILPLVGREIPIVSDHIVDQTFGTGAVKVTPAHDKTDYEIALRQNLPRVEVIDFHGKMTKEAGIYASLDIYSARKKVLEDLEAQGFLLETKEHLHAIGRCYRCNTPIEPLMSEQWFLKVEEMSKKAIQVVDKKKVKFIPENWANPYKLWLENLRDWCISRQIWWGHRIPIYYCLSNQDKSKKCPPVASVEKIEKCPNCGGTEIKQDEDVLDTWFSSALWPFSVFGWPKKESKNDIEYYYPTSVLVTGHEILYLWVARMVQMGLEFIKDIPFKEVFIHGIVRDRFGKKMSKSLGNVIDPLGIMEKFGTDALRFALTSNAAPGRDMQLSDDSFLSARNFSNKIWNASRFVLMNAQNYSAKDFENRYKAEELADRWIISEYNSLIKNVTEAYDSYNMDSAARLVYEFFWFKYCDWYIEIAKIRLNGPDEDSKKNVLNILIEILSGILRLLHPIMPFITEEIWGNLAGLIQVSADLKSILLSKWPEPNEKLIQAKILENMGLVQEVVVAVRTIRSEMNILPSKNISVSINVSSDKLKKVLEENRSYLKTLAKAENLEIGSAIKRIPQSAMSALRGIEIFVPLAGLIDLEKEKSRLQKEIETTKIELDRCRQKLENDDFTKHAPEKEVSKIKERLRDAEEKIRHLTENIKSMS
- a CDS encoding M23 family metallopeptidase, yielding MFSQKVKKGFKQQLTVVLIPHNSINPLKIKLSVPFILFILVLWTGITVWAGYLSGKHVDYWKAKMDYNLMRIRVSFFAQELKKTRGMIEQVKENDESLRGLLDMKSKKAIVENEKRGMGGPTVADVNSLNLTLAGKLADLTQRDILAQTSALRKETQKRIQSSQEIFDYIEKQRTIYRSTPNLFPTMGEITSRFGFRVHPMFKSYEFHSGLDIANERGTKIYATADGKVKVADWQPGFGRLVIIQHNCGYVTYYGHMYKIYVNEGDTVTRGDVIGLMGNSGTSTGTHLHYEIQLYGKPVNPARYLKKILRDGNVQDV
- a CDS encoding polymer-forming cytoskeletal protein, producing the protein MSKKKTNGLSVVETFIGANSIIKGSIQTKNSVRIDGNIEGNIVEADGVIVGEKASIKGDINARIVVIGGKVTGNISAIHNIEILSKAEVRGDMRSSVLSIAEGAIIEGSCVALSDDNKVIELDVESVK